The Immundisolibacter cernigliae genome has a window encoding:
- a CDS encoding LysR family transcriptional regulator — MDFRLLRYFVAVAEELHLARAAERLGIAQSPLSRAMRDLESQLGVQLFDRGTRRTRLTWAGQVFLGECRRVQAAVEQAVRSAKAAAQGYQAHLRIGFCDSLAQPRIATLLARSREDDPELEIRVFDLPFAQQLNVLRNDLLDIGFALSNAVHDGLVAEPVWTDPLSVILPARHPLLAYVQVPLVEALKFPLVLCHAESGSGCRNQIQAVLQDAGPPLRVVDEVTSLGLLLTLVGAGYGIGFAIASHVQTLQRPDISIRPLAGTPPMLSTYLLRRQGEPSEPMKRFMERVMAMTARSEE, encoded by the coding sequence GTGGATTTCAGATTGCTGCGTTACTTCGTCGCAGTTGCGGAAGAACTGCATCTGGCCCGTGCAGCCGAGCGCCTGGGCATCGCACAATCGCCTCTGTCGCGTGCGATGCGCGATCTGGAAAGCCAGCTTGGCGTGCAGCTGTTCGACCGCGGCACCCGCCGGACGCGGCTGACCTGGGCGGGCCAGGTGTTCCTCGGCGAATGCCGGCGCGTGCAGGCCGCCGTGGAGCAGGCGGTCAGGAGCGCCAAGGCGGCGGCGCAGGGCTACCAAGCCCATCTGCGCATCGGCTTCTGCGACAGCTTGGCGCAGCCCCGCATCGCCACCTTGCTGGCGCGCAGCCGCGAGGATGATCCCGAGCTGGAGATTCGCGTCTTCGACCTGCCGTTCGCGCAGCAACTGAACGTGCTGCGCAACGATCTGCTGGACATCGGCTTTGCGTTGTCAAACGCGGTGCATGACGGCCTCGTCGCCGAGCCGGTGTGGACCGATCCGCTGTCGGTGATCCTGCCCGCACGCCACCCCTTGCTGGCATACGTGCAGGTCCCGCTGGTCGAAGCCCTGAAATTCCCGCTGGTTCTGTGCCATGCCGAATCAGGATCGGGCTGCCGCAATCAGATCCAGGCGGTGCTGCAGGACGCGGGCCCGCCGCTCAGGGTGGTCGATGAGGTGACCAGCCTGGGCTTGCTGTTGACCCTGGTCGGCGCCGGCTACGGTATCGGCTTCGCCATCGCCTCGCACGTGCAGACGCTGCAGCGGCCGGACATCTCCATTCGTCCCCTGGCCGGTACGCCACCGATGCTCTCTACCTACCTGCTGCGCCGCCAAGGGGAACCCTCGGAGCCCATGAAGCGGTTCATGGAGCGAGTGATGGCCATGACCGCGCGGTCGGAGGAGTGA
- a CDS encoding anthranilate synthase component II — MLLMLDNYDSFTYNLVQYLGELGVDVRTERNDCIDVDAVERMAPQHIVISPGPCTPTEAGISLELIHRFAGRVPILGVCLGHQAIGQAFGGRVIRADQVMHGKTSPVTHTGEGLFAGLPSPFTATRYHSLVVEWASLPECLEVTAWTSHADGRPHEIMGLRHRTLPVVGVQFHPESILTQHGHALLANFLKITAGAT; from the coding sequence ATGTTACTCATGCTCGACAACTACGATTCGTTCACCTACAACCTGGTGCAGTACCTGGGCGAGCTGGGCGTGGACGTGCGCACCGAGCGCAACGACTGCATCGACGTGGATGCGGTCGAACGCATGGCGCCGCAGCACATCGTGATCTCGCCGGGGCCGTGCACGCCGACCGAAGCCGGCATTTCGCTTGAGCTGATTCATCGCTTCGCCGGGCGGGTTCCGATTCTGGGCGTATGCCTGGGCCATCAGGCCATCGGTCAGGCGTTTGGCGGGCGGGTGATCCGCGCCGATCAGGTCATGCACGGCAAGACCTCGCCGGTCACGCACACCGGCGAGGGGCTGTTCGCGGGCCTGCCCAGTCCCTTCACCGCCACCCGCTACCACTCGCTGGTGGTGGAGTGGGCCAGCCTGCCGGAGTGTCTGGAAGTCACCGCCTGGACCAGCCATGCCGACGGCCGGCCACACGAGATCATGGGCCTGCGCCACCGCACGCTGCCGGTGGTGGGCGTGCAGTTTCACCCCGAGTCCATCCTGACCCAGCACGGCCACGCGCTGCTGGCCAATTTTCTGAAAATCACGGCGGGCGCGACGTGA